One genomic window of Diospyros lotus cultivar Yz01 chromosome 8, ASM1463336v1, whole genome shotgun sequence includes the following:
- the LOC127808230 gene encoding sucrose transport protein SUC8-like, which translates to MEHGAIATSASSDPNAPSSPVIKLVLVSSIAAGVQFGWALQLSLLTPYSQLLGVPHSWSSFIWLCGPLSGLFVQPTIGYYSDQCTSRFGRRRPFIITGSVLVAVSVFLVGFAADIGRSLGDNPLKKTKPRAVAFFVVGFWILDVANNTLQGPCRAFLADLSGSDHSKMRFANASFSFFMAVGNVLGYAAGSYSKLHRMFPFTRTKACDIYCANLKTCFILSIIFLAILVTIACVLVKEIPLSSLSNQANASESLQQTSEPFVTQLVSALKKLSKPMWLLLIVTALNWIGWFPFTLYDTDWMGREIYGGEAGGTPLESRMYDKGVSVGSLGLMIYAVALGFTSLGIEPMSRVLGEVKWVWGIGNFILAGCLALMLLATKMAEDARKNTPQPPPSNVKAFALALFGILGIPQAVTFSIPFALASILSSASGAGQGLSLGLMNLAIVIPQMLVSLVIGPLDAAFGGGNTPGFVMGAISAALSGICAFVLLPSTSQIQRR; encoded by the exons ATGGAGCACGGAGCTATAGCCACCAGCGCCTCGTCGGATCCAAATGCACCCTCAAGCCCCGTGATCAAGCTCGTCCTTGTCTCCTCCATTGCCGCTGGGGTCCAATTCGGATGGGCTCTTCAGCTCTCTCTCTTGACACCCTATTCGCAGCTTCTTGGTGTTCCCCATTCATGGTCCAGCTTCATCTGGCTCTGCGGCCCCCTTTCCGGCCTCTTTGTCCAGCCCACCATCGGCTACTACAGCGACCAATGCACCTCTCGGTTTGGCCGCCGCCGCCCCTTCATCATCACCGGGTCCGTCCTCGTCGCCGTCTCCGTCTTCCTTGTTGGCTTCGCTGCGGACATCGGCAGATCGCTGGGCGATAATCCGTTGAAGAAAACCAAGCCCCGAGCCGTGGCTTTCTTCGTGGTCGGCTTCTGGATACTCGATGTCGCCAACAACACGCTCCAAGGCCCTTGCCGGGCCTTCTTGGCGGACCTTTCTGGGAGCGATCACTCCAAGATGAGATTCGCAAACGcgtccttctccttcttcatgGCCGTAGGCAACGTCCTGGGCTACGCCGCCGGCTCCTACTCCAAGCTCCACCGCATGTTTCCATTCACAAGGACAAAAGCTTGTGATATCTACTGCGCCAACCTCAAAACGTGCTTCATATTGTCTATCATTTTCCTGGCAATCCTAGTCACGATAGCTTGCGTCCTGGTGAAAGAGATACCCCTTTCTTCTTTGTCCAATCAGGCGAATGCTTCAGAGTCGTTGCAACAAACATCAGAACCATTCGTCACCCAACTGGTATCAGCATTGAAGAAGCTCTCAAAGCCAATGTGGCTGCTTTTGATTGTGACGGCACTGAATTGGATCGGGTGGTTCCCTTTCACACTGTACGACACGGATTGGATGGGGAGGGAGATCTATGGAGGGGAAGCTGGTGGAACGCCATTGGAATCGAGGATGTATGATAAAGGGGTGAGTGTTGGATCACTGGGTTTAATGATCTACGCAGTGGCTCTAGGGTTCACGTCTCTGGGCATTGAGCCGATGTCTCGGGTGCTTGGAGAGGTGAAGTGGGTGTGGGGAATAGGGAACTTCATCTTGGCAGGTTGCTTAGCCTTGATGCTGCTGGCGACCAAGATGGCCGAGGATGCGAGGAAGAACACTCCTCAGCCACCTCCCTCTAATGTTAAAGCTTTTGCCTTGGCTCTTTTTGGTATCTTGGGTATCCCTCAGGCG GTTACATTTAGCATTCCATTTGCACTAGCTTCTATCTTGTCCAGTGCTTCCGGAGCTGGCCAAG GTCTTTCTTTGGGGCTCATGAATCTAGCCATTGTGATTCCACAG ATGTTGGTATCTCTGGTAATTGGTCCATTGGATGCTGCTTTCGGAGGTGGTAACACGCCTGGCTTTGTCATGGGGGCCATTTCAGCTGCGCTCAGTGGCATCTGTGCCTTCGTTCTCCTTCCATCAACATCTCAAATCCAGAGAAGGTGA
- the LOC127808908 gene encoding sucrose transport protein SUC2-like encodes MEASGQVKAALEVAPSFPQPSPSPLRKMAAVASIAAGIQFGWSLQLSLLTPYVQLLGIPHKWSSLIWLCGPVSGLVVQPLVGYYSDRCTSRFGRRRPFIAAGAGLVSIAIILIGFAADLGHLSGDQIGGKHKPRAITVFVIGFWILDVANNMLQGPCRALLADLSAGDHRKTRTANAFFSFFMAVGNVLGFAAGSYRKLHNAFPFASTKACDVYCANLKSCFLISITILLVLTTIALTTVRETPLLKPPEEDGDVDGTEKGGSRPVPFFGELLGAFKDLQRPMWILLVVTCLNWIAWFPFLLFDTDWMGREVYGGDVDGTAAQKDLYDHGVHAGALGLMLNSIVLGLVSLAIEHLARGLGGVKRLWGIVNFLLAVCLAMTVVVSKKAESIRHSNGGATTKPDNGVKVGALVIFSVLGIPQAVTYSIPFALASIFCNAAGAGQGLSLGVLNLSIVIPQMVVSVASGPWDALFGGGNLPAFVVGAIAAAVSGVLAITMLPSPPPDKSANVSLSGASFH; translated from the exons ATGGAGGCTTCTGGACAGGTGAAAGCGGCCCTCGAGGTCGCGCCGTCGTTTCCGCAGCCGTCGCCGTCGCCGCTCCGGAAGATGGCGGCGGTGGCGTCGATAGCGGCGGGCATCCAATTCGGGTGGTCGCTGCAACTCTCGTTGCTGACCCCCTATGTACAGCTCCTGGGTATTCCCCACAAATGGTCTTCCCTGATTTGGCTCTGCGGGCCGGTTTCCGGCTTGGTGGTGCAGCCGCTGGTGGGGTACTACAGCGACCGCTGCACCTCCCGGTTCGGGCGGCGCCGCCCCTTCATCGCCGCCGGGGCAGGGCTTGTCTCCATCGCCATCATCCTCATCGGCTTCGCCGCCGACCTCGGGCACCTCTCCGGCGACCAAATCGGGGGGAAGCACAAGCCCCGGGCCATCACCGTGTTCGTGATCGGGTTTTGGATTCTCGACGTCGCCAACAACATGCTCCAGGGCCCGTGCCGGGCGCTCCTCGCCGACCTCTCAGCCGGCGACCACCGTAAGACGCGCACGGCCAAcgccttcttctccttcttcatgGCCGTCGGAAACGTCCTCGGGTTCGCCGCTGGCTCCTACAGAAAGCTCCATAACGCCTTCCCGTTCGCCTCCACAAAAGCCTGCGACGTCTACTGCGCGAACCTGAAGAGCTGTTTCTTGATCTCCATCACGATTCTCCTCGTTCTCACCACCATAGCCCTCACCACAGTGCGGGAAACCCCACTCTTGAAACCGCCGGAAGAGGATGGCGACGTCGACGGTACCGAGAAGGGTGGATCCCGGCCGGTCCCTTTCTTCGGGGAACTACTGGGTGCGTTCAAGGACTTGCAGAGGCCCATGTGGATCTTACTCGTGGTGACGTGTCTCAACTGGATTGCCTGGTTCCCGTTTCTCCTCTTCGACACCGACTGGATGGGTCGGGAGGTGTACGGCGGCGACGTCGACGGAACGGCCGCCCAGAAGGATCTGTACGATCACGGCGTCCACGCCGGTGCGTTGGGGTTGATGTTGAACTCGATCGTGCTGGGCTTGGTGTCTCTCGCCATCGAGCACTTGGCGCGTGGGCTCGGCGGAGTGAAGCGCCTGTGGGGCATCGTGAATTTCCTGCTGGCGGTTTGTCTCGCCATGACGGTGGTGGTTTCCAAAAAAGCCGAGTCCATACGCCACAGCAACGGCGGGGCCACAACGAAGCCCGATAACGGCGTCAAGGTCGGCGCTTTGGTGATCTTCTCGGTCCTTGGGATCCCCCAAGCG GTGACTTACAGCATTCCTTTCGCTCTGGCCTCCATTTTCTGTAATGCTGCCGGCGCCGGCCAAG GCCTTTCTCTGGGAGTTCTCAATCTCTCCATCGTCATCCCACAG ATGGTGGTGTCCGTAGCAAGTGGGCCGTGGGATGCCCTGTTCGGAGGTGGGAACCTGCCGGCGTTCGTCGTGGGAGCCATTGCAGCGGCGGTGAGTGGTGTTTTGGCAATCACCATGCTGCCGTCTCCGCCGCCAGATAAGTCGGCCAACGTTTCCTTGTCGGGCGCTTCATTCCATTGA